One window of the Chanos chanos chromosome 11, fChaCha1.1, whole genome shotgun sequence genome contains the following:
- the unc93b1 gene encoding protein unc-93 homolog B1 — protein sequence MAAAAVEGNVYREAEVQAAPLAEERNVLHARGAEGNIQGEVEEFLGPQSDYDEEEEERKYYRRKRLGVVKNVLGASCGVMILYSVYMGLLQMQLILHYDETYREVKYGSLGLEDIDKKVLMGINFTPVIGLLYTPVLIRFLGTKWMMFLASGIYALFVSTNYWERYYTLVPSAVAVGVVIVPLWASLGNYITRMAQLYYEFVNYKEEHVQEQKKVPKGAYHRYIIIFQSVFYIFFHLSFVFAEFPMIFFLNGFLHDVPHSTSNAKTCGADTKGLTTGFNKTVLERLPRSLLLIEVESVLMGAAFLAMIIFLALCGAAYRPTEEIDLRSIGWGNIFQLPFKHLRDYRLRLLCPFFIYSGLEMLFVVTGFILSYGVCTVGIKKLWLLIMIYGLSSSMCSAGSFSLLRLPRPVALLGGAAVHLCLLLALMCWSPQPQNQNQELPQLLVVAALWGLGTALIKTGLSTLLGMLYEDKERLDFVYTIFHWWQAIAIFIVYLWSGLPMRAKLGILLVTLLVAAFCYWQMEQRLAKKVPYRLPRIPRPRHKVKGYRYLEEENSDESGSEPSDEDDEQEDEEEVLSDHDGGDAGSQGSQSPLAGGGRARNRRKQRQDAAYEQTGDMEDYVNGL from the exons atggcagcaGCGGCCGTGGAGGGTAACGTGTACAGAGAGGCGGAGGTGCAAGCAGCTCCCCTTGCCGAGGAGAGAAATGTATTACATGCTCGGGGAGCCGAGGGCAACATTCAGGGGGAG gtggaggagttcctTGGGCCTCAGTCAGACTacgatgaggaggaggaggagaggaagtaCTACAGGAGGAAGAGGCTGGGTGTGGTAAAGAACGTGCTGGGGGCCAGCTGTGGAGTCATGATTTTATACAGCGTTTACATGG gtCTGTTACAGATGCAGCTGATCCTACACTATGATGAAACGTACAGAGAGGTGAAGTATGGTAGCCTGGGGCTGGAGGACATTGACAAGAAAGTGTTGATGGGCATTAACTTTACCCCAGTCATTGGCCTGCTCTACACCCCAGTGCTCATCCG TTTCCTGGGGACAAAATGGATGATGTTTTTGGCATCTGGGATCTATGCGCTGTTTGTCTCGACCAATTACTGGGAGCGATACTACACCCTGGTACCTTCGGCGGTGGCTGTAGGAGTGGTCATCGTCCCGCTGTGGGCGTCTTTGGGGAACTACATCACGAG gATGGCTCAGTTGTATTATGAGTTTGTGAACTATAAGGAGGAGCATGTACAGGAGCAGAAGAAAGTACCAAAGGGAGCCTATCACCGATACATCATCATCTTCCAATCAGTCTTCTACATTTTCTTCCAT ctcaGTTTCGTTTTTGCGGAGTTCCCCATGATCTTCTTTCTCAATGGATTTCTGCATGACGTGCCACACTCAACTAGCAACGCGAAAACCTGTG GAGCGGACACTAAGGGTTTGACCACTGGTTTTAATAAAACGGTACTGGAGCGCCTCCCTCGCTCCCTGCTCCTCATCGAGGTGGAGAGCGTTCTGATGGGAGCAGCCTTCCTCGCCATGATCATA TTCCTAGCGCTGTGCGGGGCAGCGTACCGGCCGACTGAGGAGATCGACCTGCGCAGTATCGGCTGGGGGAACATCTTCCAGCTGCCTTTCAAACACCTGCGCGACTATCGCCTCCGCCTGCTCTGTCCCTTCTTCATCTACTCCGGCCTGGAGATGCTGTTCGTCGTCACCGGCTTCATCCTG tcttatGGAGTTTGTACTGTGGGCATAAAGAAGCTATGGCTTTTGATCATGATCTACGGTCTGTCCTCCTCCATGTGTTCGGCGGGGTCTTTCTCACTGCTGCGCCTGCCCAGGCCGGTGGCTCTGCTGGGGGGAGCCGCTGTGCACCTCTGCCTGCTGCTGGCCCTCATGTGCTGGTCCCCTCAGccacaaaatcaaaatcaagagCTGCCCCAGTTACTGGTTGTGGCGGCTTTATGGGGTCTGGGGACAGCACTTATCAAAACTGGACTCAGCA ctctGTTGGGGATGCTATATGAGGACAAGGAGAGGTTGGATTTTGTCTATACCATCTTCCACTGGTGGCAAGCAATTGCAATCTTCATTGTCTACCTGTGGTCCGGCCTGCCCATGAgg gccaaACTAGGGATCCTATTGGTCACTCTGTTGGTGGCAGCCTTTTGCTATTGGCAGATGGAGCAGCGTTTGGCCAAGAAGGTGCCCTACAGACTGCCAAGGATTCCCCGCCCACGACACAAG GTGAAAGGTTACCGTTACTTGGAAGAGGAGAACTCCGACGAGTCGGGATCGGAGCCCAGCGACGAGGATGACGAACAGGAAGACGAGGAAGAGGTGCTGAGCGACCATGACGGGGGAGACGCTGGTTCCCAGGGTTCCCAGTCACCCCTGGCTGGGGGGGGCAGAGCCAGAAACCGTCGGAAACAAAGACAGGACGCTGCTTATGAACAGACGGGAGATATGGAGGACTATGTCAATGgcttatga
- the cryba1l2 gene encoding crystallin, beta A1, like 2 isoform X2, with protein sequence MNRVRQSQLTQPMFVTEPGVAPFFKVTVFEQEHFQGKCQEFTQECCNIHNCGFDNIRSIRVESGAWVGYEHHDFEGQQFILERGEYPQWDAFSGSLGYHVERMMSFRPICCASHQHSRMMIFEKENFLGRTVELCDDYPSLQAMGWCGVEVGSMHVQSGAFVCYEYPGYKGQQYIMECERHSGDYQHWRNWGSHCQTPKIQSIRRIQH encoded by the exons ATGAACCGGGTGAGACAGAGCCAACTGACCCAGCCCATGTTCGTCACAGAGCCAGGAGTGGCCCCTTTCTTCAAG GTGACAGTGTTTGAACAGGAGCATTTCCAGGGTAAATGTCAGGAGTTCACACAGGAGTGCTGTAACATCCACAACTGTGGCTTCGACAACATCCGCTCCATCAGAGTCGAGAGTGGAGC CTGGGTGGGCTATGAGCACCATGACTTTGAGGGGCAGCAGTTCATTCTGGAGAGGGGAGAGTACCCCCAGTGGGATGCCTTCAGCGGTAGCCTGGGTTATCATGTCGAGAGGATGATGTCATTTCGACCCAtctgctgtgct tctCATCAGCACAGTCGAATGATGATCTTTGAGAAGGAAAACTTCCTGGGCCGCACCGTGGAGCTGTGCGATGACTACCCCTCCCTGCAGGCCATGGGCTGGTGCGGTGTGGAGGTGGGCTCCATGCATGTGCAGAGCGGAGC attTGTATGTTATGAGTATCCAGGGTACAAAGGACAGCAGTACATTATGGAGTGTGAACGACACAGCGGAGACTACCAGCACTGGAGAAACTGgggttcacactgtcagacaccCAAAATCCAGTCCATAAGACGCATCCAGCATTAA